Genomic window (Bosea sp. (in: a-proteobacteria)):
CAACGGCCTGCGCAAGGCGATGGCGACCTTCCGCAATGCCGGCACCATCGGCAATTACGAGGCGATGATGGTCGAGCGCATGGTCGCGCGCGGCTATGAGCGCGACTTCGCCCGGCGCTGCTTCGAGCAGATCAAGGGCTTCGGCAGCTATGGCTTCCCGGAGAGCCACGCCGCCTCCTTCGCCAAGCTGGTCTACATCTCCTCCTTCCTGAAGCGGTGGCACCCGGCCGCCTTCGCCTGCGCATTGCTGAACTCCCAGCCGATGGGCTTCTACGCCCCGGCCCAGATCGTGCGTGAGGCGCAGGAGAACGGCGGGGTCGAGCCGCGGCCGGTCGATGTGAATGCGAGCGGCTGGGACAACCGGCTGGAACGTCTGGATGAACAGGACATCGTCATCCCGGGCGACTGTAGGAAGACCCGGGATCCATGTCGCGAGGGGGTGAAAAAACACCCCTTCGCGCTGCGCCTCGGCTTTCGCCAGGTCGACGGCTTCAAGAAGGAATGGGGTTTCGCCATCGAAAAGGCGGGAGGGGAAGGCGCGTTCCGCGACGTCGAGGAACTGATGCGCCGGGCCGCCCTGCCGGCGCGCGCCATGCGCCTCCTCGCCGATGCCGATGCCTTCCGCTCGCTTAGCCTCGACCGGCGCGAGGCGCTCTGGGCCGTGCGCCGCCTGCCGGACGATGGCGCGCTGCCGCTGTTCCAGGCGGCGCGCGCCCGCGAGCTGGGGCAGGAGCCCGCCATGGCGCTGCCCGTCATGCCGCTCGCCGAGCATGTCGTCGCCGATTACCAGACGCTGCGCCTGTCGCTGAAGAGCCACCCGATGGCGTTCCTGCGCTCGCGCTTTCGTCGCGAGGGCGTGCTGAGCTGTGCGCAGATCGAGGCGAAGTCCGATTCAGCCTTTGCCCGCACCGCCGGCATCGTGCTGGTGCGCCAGCGGCCGGGCAAGGGCAACGCCGTCTTCGTCACGCTGGAGGACGAGACCGGCATCGCCAATGTCGTGATCTGGGCGCGGCTGTTCGAGCGCTTCCGCCGCGAGGTCATGGGCGCGCGGCTGATGCTGGTCGAGGGCCGGGTGCAGAAGAGCCCCGAGGGCGTCGTCCACCTCATGGCCCGGCGCATCGCCGACCGCTCGCCCGATCTGCTTTCGCTGTCGGACACGCACCGCGCCGAGATGCCCATGTCCGTCGACGAGTTGAGGAACCCGCCGCCGCCGCGCCATCGCCACCCGCGCAACGTCCGTATCCTGCCGAAATCGCGGGATTTCCATTGAGGCGGCGAAGGGCCGCCCGATGCTAGAACAAGGAGCTAGTGTCCCTCGGTGTGGCTGCGGCGGCCCGAGGGCGTGACGTCGGGAATGGTCGGCATCATCGGCTTGCGCTCCCCGAACGGATGGGCCGAAGGCGGGTTGCGCCGCAGGCGGAAGGCGAGATAGGCGCCGGTCGCCGCCGAGAGCAGCCCGAAATAGACCAGGAGGCCCTGCGGCCCGATGACCTGCATGAAGGTGGTCGAGACCAGCGGGCCGATGGCCGAGCCCGTGGCCCACAGGAAGAGGAGCTGCGCGGACAAGCCCAGTGCCCGCTCGGGGCCGAGCCGGAAATAGGCATGCGCGACGGCGACCGCGTAGATCGGCATCGCGCCCGCGCCGATCAGCGCGAACAGGCCGAACAGCCAGAACCGGGCATAGGGCAGCGCAAGCCAGATCACCGTGCCGAGCGCCATCGAGCAGAGCAGGACCGAGATCGCCGCGCCCAGCATGATCTTGCGGCTCTCGACGCGGTCAGCCAGCAGGCCGAGCGGCCATTGCAGCAGGAGCGCGCCGATCTGGATGCCGGCGGTCAGCAGGATCGCCCAGGCCTGGTCGAGGCCGATCAGGATGCCGTAGGCCGGCACGATATTGGTCAGCGTGGCGCCCATCAGCCCGGTATAGAGGCAGCCGATCACCGAGGCCGGCGCATATTGCCACATCGTGTTGAGCCTGACCGAGATGACCTTGCCCGATTCCGGCCCCTTGGCGTGGGTCATGCCGACGGGGATCAGGGCGATCGAGAAGGCCGCGCTCGCCAGCAGGAAGATGTCGTGCGATTGCAGCGCGACATAGCCGACGCCGATCTGCGAGCCGATCAGCGCCAGGCGGTTGAGGATCTGGTAGAAGCCGAACAGGCGCCCGCGCTGGCCGGGCTTGGCCTGGCCGCTGATCCAGGTCTCGATGCAGATCGCATGGCCTGCACCGGCGAAGCCCATGCCGAGCCGCGCCGCGCCCCAGAGATCGAGCGGGGTGAGCGCAAAGCTCAGCGTGAACACCGCCTGCAGGGCCGAGAAGACCGCGAAGGCGCGGATATGCCCGACGCGGCGGATGAAGGCGGGGACCACGAAGCACCCGGCGAGGAAGCCGACGGAATAGGCGGAGCCGACGAGGCCGATCAGCAGCGGCGGCATCTGCTCCAGCGCCATCTTGAGCGGCACGACCGTGTTCACGATGGTCGCGGCGATCTGGAGAATCAGCGCGCCGCTGACGATCGCGCCCAATGCGGCGACTGAACTCGTCCTCGGCTCGGCTGGCTCACTCACAGCGGTCCCGGCCTCCTGTTGAGCCGCCATGGAAGCCTGCCGGCCCGGCGGTTGCAACCTCCGCGGTTACGATAGCTGCGACATAGCCGATTCGATGGCCGGGGCGGGAAATATGGCGCCAGATTCAGCGATTCGGTTCACCGCCGGTTAACCAAGAGGGCGCCTTATCGAAGCGGAACGACATTCGGGTTCGGCCAGTGGCCGCCGGGCGTGGCGTAAGCGTATCGAGAGTGCGGCGGATGAGCTATGCGACCTATGTGCGGGAAGGCGGCATACCCTATGTGCGCTCGCGCCGCCGCAACCGCCGCCAGCCCCTGCTGAAAGGCCTCCTCCTCGCAGCCGCACTGGCCGGCGGCGTCATGTCCGGCTTCTGGATGCTGGGGCCGGATGCGCCGGAAACCGAGATGGCGCGCGCGCCCGCCGCCCTTGTGCCCGCCGCCCCTGCGCCACAGGCTCCCGCCTATAGCGGCCTGCTCGATCCGGCCCTGTCGGGCGGGAAGGCTGCTTCCTTCGTCCGGGGGGCTCCCTTCCGCGCCGCCTTCCAGCCGGCGCCGCCCGTGGCCGCCGAGCCGGCCTTGCCTCTGCCGCCGCAGCCTCAGGTCACGCTGGCGGAGACGGTCGCGCCCCTGCCGGTGCCGCGCCCCTCGGACCTGCTGGCGAACCGCGATGCTCCGCCGCCGCGCCTGGCGCAGCCCACGCCGTCCCGGCGCAACCGCGCCGCCGCCGCCCAGCCGACGCCCGAGGACAACCGCAATTTCTTCGAGAAGCTCTTCGGCGTATCGAAACAGCCCGCCGGGACCGCGCTCGCCTATGCCGCGCCGCAGGACGAAGTCCTCGACCGTGGCCGCGTCACCCGTCTCAGCCCCTCGGCCGGCACGCCGCCGCGCACCGCCGAGGCCGGCACGGCGATCTACGATATCGCTGCCAGGACGGTCCACATGCCGAACGGAGAGCGGCTGGAGGCCCATTCCGGCCTCGGCGAGATGATGGACGACGTCCGCTACGCCCATGTCCGGATGAAGGGCGTCACCCCGCCGCACACCTACACGCTGACCGAGCGCGAGGCGCTGTTCCACGGCGTGCGCGCCATCCGGCTGAACCCGGTCGGCGGCAGCGGGGCCATCCACGGCCGCGCCGGCCTGCTCGCCCATACCTATCTGCTCGGGCCGCGCGGCGACTCGAACGGCTGCATCTCCTTCAAGGACTATGACCGCTTCCTGCAGGCCTTCCTGCGCGGCGAGGTGAAGCGCATCGTCGTGGTGGCGAGCCTCTGACCGGGCGAAGGCGGGCTGCGCTTCAGCCGCGCGCCGCCTTGGGCGGCTTCTTCTCCGCCTTCTTCGCGGGTGCCTTCTTGGCCGGTGCCTTCTTGGCTGGTGCCTTGGGCTTCGCGGCGCCTGCGGCCTTGGCCTTGCCCTTGGCGCCGCCCTTCGCCTCGGCCTTGGCGTTCACCAGCGCGATCGCCTGTTCGAGCGTGACGCTTTCCGGCGCCATCGCCTTGGGCAGCGTCGCGAAGATCTTGCCCCAGGCGACATAGGGGCCGTAGCGCCCGGCCTTGACCTCCAGCGCCCCGCCGGAAGGATGCTCGCCCAGCGCCCGGCCCGGCGTCGCGGGGCGTCCACCGCGCCCGCCGCCGCTCTCCTTGGCGACGATCAGGTCGATGGCGCGGTTGGCGCCGAGCTCGAGCACGTCGTCGCCCTTGTCGATATTGGCGTAGACCTTGCCGTGCTGCACGTAGGGCCCGAAGCGCCCGATGCCGACCAGGATCGGCTCGCCGCTCTCGGGATGCCTCGCCACCTCGCGCGGCAGCGAAAGCAGCGCCAGCGCCTTTTCCAGCGTCACGCTCGCCGGGCTCATGCCCTTGGGCAGGCTGGAGCGCTTCGGCTTCTCGCCCTCGCCGAGCTGGATATAGGGGCCGAAGCGGCCGTCGCGCAGCGTGACTTCGAGGCCCGTCACCGGATCGGTGCCGAGGATGCGCACGCCGGGCGTGCCCTGTCCGCCCTCGGCCGAGGCCTCGCCATCGGCGGCGGGCACGGAGAGGGGCCGCGTATAGCGGCATTCGGGATAGTTCGAGCAGCCGACGAAGGCGCCGAACTTGCCGAGCTTCAGCGAGAGCTGGCCGTTGCCGCAGTTCGGGCAAACGCGCGGATCGGAGCCGTCGGCCTTCTTCGGGAAGATGTAGTCGCCCAGGATGCCGTTCAGCGCCTCCAGCACGTCGCCGACGCGCAAATCCTTGGTCTCGCCGATCGAGGCGGTGAACTCCTCCCAGAAGGCGCGCAGCAGCGCCTTCCAGTCGACCTCCGCATTGGAGACGCGGTCGAGGTTCTCCTCGAGATTGGCGGTGAAGTCGAACTCGACATAGCGCTTGAAGAAGCTTTCGAGGAAGGCTGTCACCAGCATGCCCTTGTCCTCGGGCACGAGGCGCTTCTTCTCGATGCGGACATATTCGCGGTCGCGCAGCGTCGAGAGCGTCGCGGCATAGGTCGAGGGCCGGCCGATGCCGAGCTCCTCCATGCGCTTGACGAGGCTCGCCTCCGAGAAGCGCGGCGGCGGCTCGGTGAAATGCTGGTCGGCGGTAATAGCGCGCTTCTCCAGCCGGTCGCCCGCCTTCATCGCCGGCAGCTTCTTCGAATCCTCGTCCTCCTCGTCGTCACGGCTTTCCTGATAGAGCGTCAGGAAGCCGTCGAAGAGCACGACCTGCCCCGAGGCGCGCAGCTCGAGATTGCGCGCGCCGACTTTTGCCGCGATGTCGACCGTGGTGCGTTCCATCTCGGCCGATTCCATCTGGCTGGCGATGGTGCGCTTCCAGATCAGCTCGTAGAGCCTGGCCTGCTCCGGTTCGAGATGGCGCGTGACCATCGCCGGCAGCCGGCCGAGATCGGTCGGGCGGATCGCCTCGTGGGCCTCCTGCGCGTTCTTGGCCTTGACCGTGTATTTGCGCGGCACGTTCGGCACGTATCTGTCGCCGAACTCCTTGCCGATGACGCGGCGCGCCGCGGCGATGGCCGAGCCGTCCATGTCGACGCCGTCGGTTCGCATATAGGTGATGAGCCCGACCGTCTCGCCGCCGATGTCGACGCCCTCATAGAGGCGTTGCGCCAGCTGCATCGTCCGCGCCGGGGCGAGGCCGAGCTTGCGCGAGGCTTCCTGCTGCAGCGTCGAGGTCTGGAAAGGCGGGTAGGGGTGGCGCTTGACCGGCTTCGCCTCGACCTCGGTCACCGTGAAGAGGGCACTTTCCAGCGCCTCCTTGAAGGCTTTCGCCTCCTCGGCCGTACCGATGTCGAGCCTCGCGATCTTCTTGCCGTCGGCGCCGACGAGGCGGGCCTCGAAGGTCTGGCCGGATTGCGTGGCGAGCGTCGCCACCAGCGACCAGTATTCGCGCGGGCGGAATGCCTCGATCTCGCGCTCGCGGTCGCAGACGAGGCGCAGCGCCACCGACTGCACCCGGCCGGCCGAGCGGGCGCCCGGAAGCTTGCGCCACAACACCGGCGAGAGCGTGAAGCCGACGAGATAGTCCAGTGCCCGCCGCGCCAGATAGGCATCGACCAGCGCCTGGTCGATCGCGCGCGGATTGGCCAGCGCCTTCTGCACGGCGTCCTTGGTGACGGCGTTGAAGGTGACGCGCTCGACGGCTATGCCCTTCAGCACGCGCTTCTGGTTCAGCGCCTCCAGCACGTGCCAGGAGATCGCCTCGCCCTCGCGATCCGGGTCGGTGGCGAGAATCAGCTTCTCGGCGCCCTTCACGGCGCGCGCGATCTCGGCGACCTGCTTGGCGCCGCGGCCCTCGATCTCCCAGGTCATGGCGAAGTCGTTGTCCGGCTCGACCGAGCCGTCCTTGGCCGGCAGGTCGCGGATATGGCCGAACGAGGCGATGACCTCGTAGTCGGAGCCGAGATATTTGTTGATCGTCTTGGCCTTGGCCGGCGACTCGACGACGAGGAGCTTCATGATGCGTGGTCTCGACAACAGGTCTTCCGGAGCGCGGAGCCGGCCCGGGACGGGGCGGTTCCGCGACCGGCAAGGCTCCGGCGGTTCGGAATTGCGCGCGAAAGTGGGTCAGCGGAGAGGCCGTGTCAAACGGCGAATGCGCTTTGCGTGTCGTACAGGACCGTTTAGAGCCTTTCGCGGTGCATCGCCGTCACATGGGGAGAAAAGCGTGTCGTCGCAAGCACAGATCAGGCGCCTGACGGCGCTCGACATCACGAGCCGCAAGGCGGCCGAGCCGATCGTGACGCTCACCGCCTATACCGCGCCGATGGCGGCGCTGGCCGACCGCCATTGCGATATCCTGCTCGTCGGGGATTCGCTGGGCATGGTCGTGCACGGCCTCGACAGCACCGTGGCGGTGACGCTGGAGATGATGATCCTGCACGCGCAAGCCGTGATGCGCGGCTCGCGAAGGGCGCTCGTCGTCGTCGACATGCCCTTCGGCAGCTATGAGGAGAGCCCCGGGCAGGCGTTCCGCAACGCCGCCCGCGTCATGCGGGAGGTGGGCTGCGGGGCGGTGAAGCTCGAGGGCGGGCAGCGCATGGCGCCGACGATCCGCTTCCTCGTCGAGCGCGGCATCCCGGTGATGGGCCATGTCGGGCTGACGCCGCAGGCGGTGAACGTGCTCGGCGGCTTCAAGGCGCAGGGGCGCAACCGCGCGCAATGGCCGGCGATCGGCGCCGACGCCGCGGCTGTCGCCGAGGCCGGCGCCTTTTCCGTGGTGCTGGAGGCGATCGCCGAGCCGCTCGCGGTCGAGATCACCGCCGCGGTCGCGATCCCGACCATCGGGATCGGCGCCTCGGCGGCCTGCGACGGGCAGGTGCTCGTGCTCGACGACATGCTCGGCCTGACCGGGCGCGTGCCGAAATTTGTGAAGCTCTTCGGGGGTCTCGGCGAAGCCGCCGACAAGGCGATGGCGGATTACGCCGCCGAGGTCCGCGCCCGGCGCTTCCCGGGGCCGGGGCATGTCTATGCGGTGAAGGACTAGGCGCTACCCCTGTCGTTCCGGGGCGCGCCGCAGGCGCGAACTCGGAATGACGCTGTTGCTACCACGCCCGCTTGCGCGGCGCCCGACTCGCGCCTAAACAGCCTGCTTCAAATGACATCGCCAGCACCGCTCTATCCGCACCGCCATCTCCTCGGGATCGAGGGGTTGTCCCATCTGGACATCGAGGCTCTTTTGGACAGGGCGGAGGACTATGTCGCCCTCTCCCGGCAGGTCGAGAAGAAGGCGGCGACGCTGCGCGGACGGACGCAGATCAACCTGTTCTTCGAGCCCTCGACACGGACGCAGGCCTCCTTCGAGCTCGCCGGCAAGCGCCTCGGCGCCGATGTGATGAACATGTCGGTCGCCTCCTCCTCGGTGAAGAAGGGCGAGACGCTGATCGACACCGCCGCGACGCTCAACGCCATGCGGCCGGACATCATCGTCGTGCGCCATCACGCGGCGGGCGCGGTCAACCTGCTCGCCCGCAAGGTCAGCTGCTCGGTGGTGAATGCCGGCGACGGCGCCCATGAGCATCCGACGCAAGCCCTGCTCGACGCGCTGACGATTCGCCGCAACAAGGGCCGCATCCAGGGCCTGACGGTCGCGATCTGCGGCGACATCCTGCATTCGCGCGTCGCCCGCTCCAACATCATCCTGCTCAATGCGCTGGGTGCCAAGGTCAGGCTGATCGCGCCGACGACGCTCTTGCCGGCCGGCATCGAGCGCATGGGCGTCGCGGTCTTCACCGACATGAACAAGGGCCTCGAAGGCGCTGATATCGTGATGATGCTGCGCCTCCAGCTCGAGCGCATGCACGGCGCCTTCGTGCCCTCGCCGAAGGAATATTTCCGCTATTACGGGCTCGACCATGACAAGCTCGCCCGCGCCGCGCCGGACGCGCTGGTGATGCATCCGGGACCGATGAACCGGGGCGTCGAGATTTCCTCGGCCGTGGCCGACGGCGCCCAGTCGCTGATCCGCGAGCAGGTCGAGATGGGCGTCGCCGTGCGCATGGCGGTGCTCGACGCGCTGGCCCAGCACCTGCCGAACGTCTGAGCGGGATGACCGAACATGGCTGAAACGCAGGACATCGCAATCCTCAACGCCCGGCTGATCGACCCCGCGACCGGACGCGAGGGCGTGGGCTCCGTCCGGCTCAGCGACGGCGTGATCGCGGCTGTCGACTGGCAGGGCATGCCCGCCACGGGCGAGGGCGTGCGCCGCATCGACGCCAAGGGCCAGGTGCTGGCGCCCGGCCTCGTTGATCTGCGCGCCTTTCTCGGCGAGCCCGGCGCGGAGTTCCGCGAGACGCTCGGCACCGGCTCGCAGGCCGCCGCCGCCGGCGGCGTGACCACGATCGTCTGCCGTCCCGATACCCACCCGGCGATCGACGACCCCGCGATCATCGATTTCCTCAAGCGCCGCGCCCGCGACAAGGCGATCGTCAACGTTCTCTCCTGCGCCGCCCTGACCAAGGGGCTCGAGGGCAACGAGATCACCGAGTTCGGCCTGCTGCTGGAGGCCGGTGCCGTCGCCTTCTGCGACGGGGCGAGGGGCCTGCGCAACCCGCAGGTCATGCGCCGCGCCATGATCTACGCGCTGAATTTCGACGCGCTGATCATGAACCATGTCGAGGACCCCGAGCTGCGCGGTTCGGGCGTGATGAACGACGGCGAGTTCGCCAGCCGCAAGGGCCTGCCGGGCATTCCCCGGGAGGCCGAGACGGTGATGCTGGAGCGCGACATCCGCCTCGCCCGCGCCACCGGCGCCCGCTACCACGCCGCGATGATCTCCTGCGCGGAATCGGTCGAGCTCATACGCCGCGCCAAGCAGGACGGCGTGCGCGTCACCTGCGGCGTCTCGATCAACAGCCTCACCCTCAACGAGAACGACGTCGGCGACTACCGCACCTTCTGCAAGGTCTCGCCGCCGCTGCGCCACGAGGACGATCGGCTGGCCATGGTCGCGGGCCTGGCCGAGGGCGTGATCGACGTCGTCGTCTCCGACCACGATCCCCAGGACGTCGAGACCAAGCGCCAGCCCTTCGCCGAAGCCGCCGACGGCGCGCTCGGCATCGAGACCATGCTCTCGGCCTCGCAGCGGCTGGTGCAGGCCGGGCAGATCGGCCTGCCCGGGCTCCTCGCCGCGCTCTCGGCGCGGCCCGCCGCGCTCATCGGGCTTCCCGCCGGCCGGCTCGCGGCCGGGGCGCCGGCCGATCTCGTGCTCTTCGACCCCGAGGCGCCCTTCGTCGTCGACAAGCGCAAGCTCAAGTCGCGCGCCAAGAACTCGCCCTTCGACGAGGCGCGGCTGGAAGGCATCGTCCAGGCGACCTTCGTCGGCGGCCGGGTGGTCTACGAGGCGGAAGCCGGCTAGGCTGTCCGCGCGCACCGCGGGGGAAATGGGCGGCATGACGGATGTTCTGAACTGGGGCCTCTCCGGCCCGGCCACGCTCATCGCCCTCGTCATCGGCTATCTCTTCGGCTCGATCCCCTTCGGCATCGTCGTGACGAAGCTTTCCGGCGGGCCGGACCTGCGCAGCATCGGCTCCGGCAATATCGGCGCGACCAACGTGCTGCGCACCGGCAGCAAGAAGCTGGCGGCCGCGACCCTCATCGGCGACATGCTGAAGGGGACGGCCGCGGTGCTCGTCGGGGCGCGCTTCCTCGGCGGCCCGGAGGCGGCGCTGGCGGCGGGCTTCGGCGCCTTTCTCGGTCATCTCTTCCCGGTCTGGCTGGGTTTCAAGGGCGGCAAGGGCGTCGCGACCTATCTCGGCGTGCTGATCGGCGTGAAGCTTCCGGTCGCGCTCGTCTTCGCCGCGGTCTGGCTCGGCATTGCCGGCATCTGGCGTTATTCCTCGCTCGCCGCGCTGGTCGCCAGCCTGCTGACGCCGCTCCTGCTCTGGCTCTGGGCCGGGATGCCGCAGGCCGCGCTGGTCATGGCCGTTCTGACGCTCCTGCTCTGGATCATGCACAGAGGCAACATCGCCCGGCTCGCCGCCGGGACCGAAGGCAAGATCGGCCAGAAGGGCTGACGGGATGGCCGGCATCGTCCTCTCCGATCGCCAGCGCCTCGACTGGCTCAGGCTGATCCGCAGCGAGAACATCGGCCCGCGCAGCTTCCGCTCCCTGATGAACCGCTTCGGCGGCGCGGCCGCCGCGCTCGACGCCCTGCCGGATCTCGCCCGTCAGGCCGGCCGTGCCATCCGGCTCTGCCCGGCGGCGCAAGCCGAGCGCGAGTTCGAGGCGCTGCACCGCCTCGGCGGCCGGTTGATCGCCTCGGGCGAAGCCGCCTATCCGGTGCCGCTCCAGGCGATCGATTCGGCGCCGCCGCTCATCGCGGTGCTCGGGCAGGCCGAGGTGCTGCAACGGCCGGGCGTGGCGCTGGTCGGCTCCCGCAACGCCTCGGCCGCCGGCCTGAAATTCACCGCCCGCCTCGCGCGTGAGCTCGGCGAGGCCGATTTCGCGATCGTCTCGGGGCTCGCCCGCGGCATCGATACGGCCGCCCACGAGGCGAGCCTCGAAACCGGGACGGTCGCCGTCCTCGCCGGCGGGCTCGACGAGATCTATCCGCCGCAGAACATCCCGCTCGCCCGCCGTATCGTCGAGCGTGGCGCGCTGATCAGCGAGATGCCGCTCGGCTGGGTCGCCCGCGCGCGCGATTTCCCGCGGCGCAACCGCCTGGTCTCCGGGCTTTCGCTGGGGACGGTCGTGGTCGAGGCGGCGCGCCGCTCGGGCTCGCTGATCACGGCGCGCTTCGCCAACGAACAGGGCCGGCTGGTCTTCGCCGTTCCGGGCTCCCCGCTCGACCCGCGCGCCGAGGGCGGCAACCACCTGATCCGGGAGGGCGCGATCCTCTGCGCGGAAGCCGCCCATGTCATCGAGGCGCTCGATCCCCTGCGGCAGCGCGAGCCCGGCCTGCCGCCCCCGGCCCGGACCATGCGCGAGACGCTCGAGCCGTCGCCGACCGAGGCGATGTGGGACGAGCTCGACTGGCCGGGGATCCTGCCGGCCCCCGAATATGCCCGCCATGACGACGGCTTCGTGCCGCAGCCGCCGCAATCGGAGCGCCCCGCCGATGGCGCCGATGCCCGCCGCCTGCTCGAGCTGCTCGGCCCCACGCCGATCGCGCTCGACGATCTCGTCCGCGCCAGCGGGCTTTCCGCCCGCGCGGTCGGCCATGTCCTGCTCGAGCTGGAGCTGACGGGCGCGATCCGGCGCCATCCCGGCGGGGCCTTGTCGCGCGGCATGCCTTGAAACCAAACGAAAGAACCGCCCGGCGAAGGGGCGGTTCTCCAAAATCCAGATCGGATATTCGGGCCGTTTACGCCTTACTTGATCTTGGTTTCCTTGAACTCGACGTGCTTGCGCGCGACCGGGTCGTACTTCTTCTTCGACATCTTCTCCGTCATCGTGCGCGAGTTCTTCTTCGTCACGTAGAAGAACCCGGTGTCGGCGGTCGAAAGCAGCTTGATCTTGATCGTCACGGCCTTGGCCATGGGTCTATCCTCGAACCGTGCGGGCTTGGCGCCCTTGCGAAAACAAAATGGCCGGGCGAGCCCGGCAAACCGTCAGCGCGGGGAATGCCGCAACCGGCCGGCGAAGTCAAGGACGAAAGCTCGCCCCTCTCAGAGCTCCTCGCGCACGAAGCTGCCGCGCTTCTCCCAGTAGAACGGGACCGGCAGCCAGGGCGCGAAGCCCGCCGCGATGCGGGCCTCGACCTCCTCGATGACGACCTTGGTGATGCTCGGCAGGTCGAGCGCCTTGGCCTCGTCGAAATCGACCCAGACCAGGTCGACAAGCTCCGAATCGGGGCCGACCACGCCCTCGATCCGCCTGGCGACGGCCGAGGCGTCGATCGCGAAAAAGCGCGTGTCGAACCGCTTCGGCCGGCGCGGCGGCGTGATCGCGCGCGCGACGAAGGTGACGGCCGAGAGATCGGGGAAGACGCCCTGCGCCGCGAAATCGTGCCAGCTTCCGGCCGGCGGGGCTTCCGGCGCGCCGAACTCCGCCGAGCCGAAGAGGAGCCCGGTTTCCTCGAAGGTTTCGCGGATCGCGGCCAAGGCCAGCGCGCGCGCCTTGCCGGCGCCGGGGCGCAGGCAGCGCTTGCCGAGCCGGTCCTCGCAGATCTGCGCCACCGCTCCGGTCGCGACCATGCGCCGGTCGCCGTCGTCGACGCGCCCGCCGGGGAAGACGTATTTGCCCGGCATGAATTTATGGCCGGCATGGCGCTTGCCCATCAGCACCTTGGGGCGGGTGCCGCTGCGGTCGAGGATCATCATGGTCGCGGCGTCCTTGGGACGCAGGTTGACCTTGGTGCGGGCCCGCTCGGTCTGGTTGAGGGTGAGGACGTGGTCGGTCATTGGCGCGGTCCGGGAGAGGGCAGGGGTTGGCGCTCGGGCCGGTCGGGCTCGCCGCCGAAGCCGTGCATGCGCGCGGCCCATTGCAGGCCTATGACCCCGCCCTTGACCGGCTGGATCAGCGCGAAGGAGAGGACGAGCGTCAGGGCCGGCCAGATGATCATATGCCGTTCCATCGGCCAGTCGGCGAATTTCTCGGCGAGCAGCAGGCCGCCGACGACGATATGGCCGACGATGGTGATCACGATATAGGGCGGCAGGTCGTCGGCGCGCTGGTGGTGCAGCTCTTCGCCGCAGGCGGCGCAGACCTCGACCGGCTTCAGGAA
Coding sequences:
- a CDS encoding MFS transporter — translated: MSEPAEPRTSSVAALGAIVSGALILQIAATIVNTVVPLKMALEQMPPLLIGLVGSAYSVGFLAGCFVVPAFIRRVGHIRAFAVFSALQAVFTLSFALTPLDLWGAARLGMGFAGAGHAICIETWISGQAKPGQRGRLFGFYQILNRLALIGSQIGVGYVALQSHDIFLLASAAFSIALIPVGMTHAKGPESGKVISVRLNTMWQYAPASVIGCLYTGLMGATLTNIVPAYGILIGLDQAWAILLTAGIQIGALLLQWPLGLLADRVESRKIMLGAAISVLLCSMALGTVIWLALPYARFWLFGLFALIGAGAMPIYAVAVAHAYFRLGPERALGLSAQLLFLWATGSAIGPLVSTTFMQVIGPQGLLVYFGLLSAATGAYLAFRLRRNPPSAHPFGERKPMMPTIPDVTPSGRRSHTEGH
- a CDS encoding DUF2778 domain-containing protein, whose product is MSYATYVREGGIPYVRSRRRNRRQPLLKGLLLAAALAGGVMSGFWMLGPDAPETEMARAPAALVPAAPAPQAPAYSGLLDPALSGGKAASFVRGAPFRAAFQPAPPVAAEPALPLPPQPQVTLAETVAPLPVPRPSDLLANRDAPPPRLAQPTPSRRNRAAAAQPTPEDNRNFFEKLFGVSKQPAGTALAYAAPQDEVLDRGRVTRLSPSAGTPPRTAEAGTAIYDIAARTVHMPNGERLEAHSGLGEMMDDVRYAHVRMKGVTPPHTYTLTEREALFHGVRAIRLNPVGGSGAIHGRAGLLAHTYLLGPRGDSNGCISFKDYDRFLQAFLRGEVKRIVVVASL
- the topA gene encoding type I DNA topoisomerase, whose translation is MKLLVVESPAKAKTINKYLGSDYEVIASFGHIRDLPAKDGSVEPDNDFAMTWEIEGRGAKQVAEIARAVKGAEKLILATDPDREGEAISWHVLEALNQKRVLKGIAVERVTFNAVTKDAVQKALANPRAIDQALVDAYLARRALDYLVGFTLSPVLWRKLPGARSAGRVQSVALRLVCDREREIEAFRPREYWSLVATLATQSGQTFEARLVGADGKKIARLDIGTAEEAKAFKEALESALFTVTEVEAKPVKRHPYPPFQTSTLQQEASRKLGLAPARTMQLAQRLYEGVDIGGETVGLITYMRTDGVDMDGSAIAAARRVIGKEFGDRYVPNVPRKYTVKAKNAQEAHEAIRPTDLGRLPAMVTRHLEPEQARLYELIWKRTIASQMESAEMERTTVDIAAKVGARNLELRASGQVVLFDGFLTLYQESRDDEEDEDSKKLPAMKAGDRLEKRAITADQHFTEPPPRFSEASLVKRMEELGIGRPSTYAATLSTLRDREYVRIEKKRLVPEDKGMLVTAFLESFFKRYVEFDFTANLEENLDRVSNAEVDWKALLRAFWEEFTASIGETKDLRVGDVLEALNGILGDYIFPKKADGSDPRVCPNCGNGQLSLKLGKFGAFVGCSNYPECRYTRPLSVPAADGEASAEGGQGTPGVRILGTDPVTGLEVTLRDGRFGPYIQLGEGEKPKRSSLPKGMSPASVTLEKALALLSLPREVARHPESGEPILVGIGRFGPYVQHGKVYANIDKGDDVLELGANRAIDLIVAKESGGGRGGRPATPGRALGEHPSGGALEVKAGRYGPYVAWGKIFATLPKAMAPESVTLEQAIALVNAKAEAKGGAKGKAKAAGAAKPKAPAKKAPAKKAPAKKAEKKPPKAARG
- the panB gene encoding 3-methyl-2-oxobutanoate hydroxymethyltransferase yields the protein MSSQAQIRRLTALDITSRKAAEPIVTLTAYTAPMAALADRHCDILLVGDSLGMVVHGLDSTVAVTLEMMILHAQAVMRGSRRALVVVDMPFGSYEESPGQAFRNAARVMREVGCGAVKLEGGQRMAPTIRFLVERGIPVMGHVGLTPQAVNVLGGFKAQGRNRAQWPAIGADAAAVAEAGAFSVVLEAIAEPLAVEITAAVAIPTIGIGASAACDGQVLVLDDMLGLTGRVPKFVKLFGGLGEAADKAMADYAAEVRARRFPGPGHVYAVKD
- a CDS encoding aspartate carbamoyltransferase catalytic subunit, which gives rise to MTSPAPLYPHRHLLGIEGLSHLDIEALLDRAEDYVALSRQVEKKAATLRGRTQINLFFEPSTRTQASFELAGKRLGADVMNMSVASSSVKKGETLIDTAATLNAMRPDIIVVRHHAAGAVNLLARKVSCSVVNAGDGAHEHPTQALLDALTIRRNKGRIQGLTVAICGDILHSRVARSNIILLNALGAKVRLIAPTTLLPAGIERMGVAVFTDMNKGLEGADIVMMLRLQLERMHGAFVPSPKEYFRYYGLDHDKLARAAPDALVMHPGPMNRGVEISSAVADGAQSLIREQVEMGVAVRMAVLDALAQHLPNV